In one Misgurnus anguillicaudatus chromosome 1, ASM2758022v2, whole genome shotgun sequence genomic region, the following are encoded:
- the LOC129432781 gene encoding uncharacterized protein, translating to MYHLKLPVQVVLFFVILHCVATVPHNRFFLSSNDKEDDLREGDGWLDTDLSNNPFVSFMGPRPQRGLTALNSHHIEKRKCNTATCVTQRLADFLVRSSNTIGTVYAPTNVGSSAYGKRDLLQPSIYVPF from the exons ATGTATCATCTAAAGCTGCCTGTCCAGGTTGTGCTCTTCTTTGTGATATTGCATTGTGTTGCCACAGTTCCTCATAATAG GTTCTTCCTCTCATCTAATGACAAGGAAGATGACTTGCGAGAGGGCGATGGCTGGCTGGACACAGATCTGTCTAATAATCCCTTTGTGAGTTTCATGGGACCACGTCCACAAAGAGGGCTGACTGCACTCAACAG TCATCATATAGAAAAAAGGAAGTGCAATACAGCCACTTGTGTCACTCAGAGATTAGCAGATTTCCTGGTCCGATCCAGCAACACCATCGGCACCGTCTATGCGCCAACCAACGTGGGATCCAGCGCTTATGGCAAAAGAGACCTCCTTCAGCCATCCATTTATGTACCCTTCTAG